From Vicinamibacterales bacterium:
TCGACCGCGGCGCGCGCGGCGCCCTCCCGCGCGAGAGCCCGCGCCTCGCGGAGCCGCGGCGTGGGCGTCCTGAAGCGGGCGACGCACGAGGCATCGGCCACGCCGCCGGCCTCGAGCATCGCGAGCCCGGCGGCGGCCCCGCCGATGGAGCCGGTGAGCCACAGCTCGTCTCCGGGCCGCACCGTGTCCCGGCGGAGGAGCCGGCGTCGCCGCACGTGGCCCGTCGCCGTGACGCTCACGACCAGCGGGCCCGGTGTGCGCGTGATGTTGCCACCGACGATCGTCGCACCCGCGCGCCGGGCCTCGTCGGCCGCGCCGTCCACCAGCGCCTCGAAGGCCGCCACGGGGAGGTCGTCGGGCAGGACGAGCGACAGGAGCACCCAGGCCGGACGCGCGGCCATGGCCGCGAGATCGCTGAGATTGACGGCAACGGCTCGCCGGCCGATGTCGTGAGGCGGCATCAGGCGCCGGGCCACATGCACGCCGTCGACGAGGGCGTCGGTGGTCTGGACCAGGAGGGTTCGCGGTTCCGGCGCGAGGACCGCGGCGTCGTCGCCGATGCCGACCACGACGTCCGACGCCGCGCCGGCGAGGCGCCCGCG
This genomic window contains:
- the thiL gene encoding thiamine-phosphate kinase, which codes for MTAATVGERGEHALIEWLRGRLAGAASDVVVGIGDDAAVLAPEPRTLLVQTTDALVDGVHVARRLMPPHDIGRRAVAVNLSDLAAMAARPAWVLLSLVLPDDLPVAAFEALVDGAADEARRAGATIVGGNITRTPGPLVVSVTATGHVRRRRLLRRDTVRPGDELWLTGSIGGAAAGLAMLEAGGVADASCVARFRTPTPRLREARALAREGAARAAVDLSDGLADAVRQLAAASGVGAMVDAAALPIEPAARQWFTARGEAPVGRAIGASDDYELLVAVPPKAGGRLRAARAAFATPLTRVGVATAAPDCVLVTDGRPEPLPSGYEHFARP